The window ACCGTACCTATAGATGATATTTTAAATAAGTTGTCTTCATCAGAGAGAGAAAGCAGAGGGTTCCCACGAAATGAGGATGGTTCGAAGCAGAGCCGCAATCGTGAAAATAAGTCTCTATTTGAAAGCCAATCTTCATATAATACAAATAATGCAAAATTTTCCGCCAAAGAATCATCTCCTCCAAATGTCAGCGCAGGCATACAGACTGTTCCTCTATCGCAGAGTGATAAATGGAATGAATTTTTGAGAATTCTTGAGAAAAGGTCAATAATTTTAAACAGCATTTTTTCAAATGGCTGCAGAAAAGTTTTTCATAACAATATATTGCAGATTTTCGTTGACGATGACATAACTTATTCCACAGTCAATATGGGTAAAAATCCTCTTATAATCAGCGAAGCTGTGAAAGAAGCATTTGGGAAAGAAGTTAAGCTTAAAATAGAGGTTGAAAAAAAAGAAAAAGAGTGCAATGGAAAGATTAGTAAGGAAGAAAAAAAGATAAGTAAGGATGCTTTGATTGCAGAAGCGATGGAAGATAGAAATGTGCAAGCGATTTTGAATTGCTTTCCTTCCAGAATTGTGGATATTAAGAATTGATAACTAAGAAAAGAAAAAGAGGTGTTAATTTATGAAGAATTTCAATCAGCTTGTTAAACAGGCACAAAAGATGCAGGCGCAGATAGCAAAGATTCAGGAAGAGCTCGCAGACAAAGAGGTAGAAGCGTCTGCAGGGGGAGGGATGGTAAAGGTTGTAGCAAACGGCAAGCAGGAGATAGTCAGCGTAGCGATTGAGAAAGAAGTCATCAACAGTGATGAGCAGGAAATGCTTCAAGACCTTATCGTTGCCGCCGTAAACGAGGCATTGCGAAAATCCAAGGAGATGATGGAAGAAGAGTTGAAAAAAGTAACTGGCGGATTGGGGTTAAATATTCCGGGTTTCTAATTTTTTCTATGAAATATGCGTCTCCTACTCTTGAAAAGTTGATACAAGCTCTTACGAAACTTCCCGGCATTGGACGAAAAACAGCCAATCGGCTTGCAGCACATATTCTCAAAATGGAGAAGAGTGAAGCTGAAAATTTGGCTGACGCAATAAAAGAGTTGAAAGAAAATATTCGATTTTGTAAAGAGTGCTTCAATATAACTGAAGAAGATATATGTATTATTTGCAAATGTGAAGAAAGAACAAGAAAAGTCATTTGTGTTGTTGAAAATTATACAGATTTGATTGCTATTGAACAGACAGGAAAATACAAG is drawn from Candidatus Schekmanbacteria bacterium and contains these coding sequences:
- a CDS encoding YbaB/EbfC family nucleoid-associated protein; protein product: MKNFNQLVKQAQKMQAQIAKIQEELADKEVEASAGGGMVKVVANGKQEIVSVAIEKEVINSDEQEMLQDLIVAAVNEALRKSKEMMEEELKKVTGGLGLNIPGF
- the recR gene encoding recombination protein RecR, coding for MKYASPTLEKLIQALTKLPGIGRKTANRLAAHILKMEKSEAENLADAIKELKENIRFCKECFNITEEDICIICKCEERTRKVICVVENYTDLIAIEQTGKYKGLYHVLGGAISPLDGIGPEDLKIEELVERVKRIMPEEVVIATNLSSEGEATSMYIAKILKPLGIKLSRIAYGLPVGGDLEYADDITISRALEGRRIL